From the Methylomonas sp. MK1 genome, one window contains:
- a CDS encoding DUF5710 domain-containing protein yields the protein MADAKTYLNVPYAEKDAAKALGARWDAAVKKWYVPANKDMALFAKWQTEPGLAQLPSDESRKPKADSVVGGTTRSSDKNFVAYDGDEPPWD from the coding sequence ATGGCTGACGCGAAAACTTACCTGAATGTACCCTACGCCGAAAAGGACGCGGCGAAGGCGCTTGGCGCCAGATGGGATGCCGCTGTCAAGAAATGGTATGTCCCCGCCAATAAAGACATGGCGCTGTTTGCCAAATGGCAAACCGAGCCTGGTCTTGCTCAATTGCCCAGCGACGAATCGAGAAAACCAAAAGCCGATAGCGTAGTCGGCGGCACTACCCGCTCCAGCGATAAAAACTTCGTAGCCTATGACGGAGACGAGCCGCCATGGGACTGA
- a CDS encoding M48 metallopeptidase family protein, with amino-acid sequence MRPLKYLAGYAPAITAQVHTLIDSDKLPALLLKKYPRPHDIKTDKALYAYTMALKNQFLRQSAPLSKVVYDDKIDVLHQALGLHSVVSRVQGCNLKSKNEIRIGAIFKLAPPEFLKMIVVHELSHLREKQHNKAFYKLCEYMEPDYHQLEFDMRLYLTYLDLGGTIY; translated from the coding sequence ATGCGCCCGTTAAAATACCTGGCCGGCTATGCGCCTGCCATCACCGCGCAAGTCCATACGCTGATCGACAGCGACAAACTGCCCGCGCTACTGCTAAAAAAATACCCCCGACCGCATGATATAAAGACCGACAAGGCGCTTTATGCCTACACGATGGCTCTTAAAAATCAATTTCTGCGGCAATCCGCTCCGCTCAGCAAAGTCGTTTACGACGACAAAATCGATGTATTACATCAGGCCTTGGGTTTGCACTCGGTGGTTTCGCGGGTGCAGGGCTGCAATTTAAAATCGAAAAATGAAATTCGCATCGGCGCGATCTTTAAACTTGCGCCGCCGGAGTTTTTGAAAATGATCGTCGTCCACGAGCTTTCGCATCTACGCGAAAAGCAACATAACAAGGCGTTTTACAAATTATGCGAGTACATGGAACCGGACTATCACCAGTTGGAATTTGATATGCGGCTTTATCTGACCTATCTGGATTTAGGCGGGACGATTTATTGA
- a CDS encoding CBS domain-containing protein: protein MRVAELMTTKVFTVEPHDLIDRVFFLIHYEKIRHLPVVEKGKLVGIVSDRDLYKALGPKSNSNAVEASKDNSQLHVVSQKVVHIMHRGVYTVTPETPASEAAAMMAEHRVGALPVVEKDKLVGILSATDILRVFAKLERAHEKLEQQIKEGAAHG, encoded by the coding sequence ATGCGTGTAGCAGAATTAATGACTACCAAGGTATTTACCGTCGAACCGCACGATCTGATTGATCGCGTGTTCTTTTTGATCCATTACGAAAAAATCCGTCATCTGCCCGTGGTTGAAAAAGGCAAATTGGTCGGTATCGTTTCCGACCGGGATTTATACAAAGCTCTGGGGCCAAAAAGTAATTCCAATGCGGTGGAGGCCAGTAAGGACAACAGTCAATTGCATGTGGTTTCCCAAAAAGTCGTGCACATCATGCACCGCGGCGTTTACACCGTTACCCCGGAAACTCCGGCGTCGGAAGCAGCGGCAATGATGGCGGAACACCGGGTCGGCGCTTTGCCTGTGGTGGAAAAAGACAAACTGGTAGGCATATTGTCCGCCACCGATATTTTAAGAGTGTTCGCCAAACTGGAACGCGCGCACGAAAAACTGGAACAACAGATCAAAGAAGGCGCCGCGCACGGCTAA
- a CDS encoding Rieske (2Fe-2S) protein, which produces MSVKHQFTICPTQQLPELGKFSFELLYRGAPQHAVLIRFQGEVYGYLNQCVHMPRTLDCENSNIFDESGRYLQCSMHSICYDPVSGESLSEICLGKKLTALKVKEQDEWIYLVDKRAAITG; this is translated from the coding sequence ATGTCGGTGAAACACCAATTTACCATCTGCCCCACGCAACAACTTCCCGAACTCGGCAAATTTTCGTTTGAACTGCTCTATCGAGGCGCGCCGCAACATGCGGTCCTGATTCGCTTCCAAGGCGAGGTCTACGGTTATCTAAACCAATGCGTGCACATGCCCCGAACATTGGATTGTGAGAACAGCAACATTTTCGACGAATCGGGACGCTATTTGCAGTGTTCCATGCACAGCATTTGCTACGACCCAGTCAGCGGCGAGTCTTTAAGCGAAATTTGCCTGGGCAAAAAACTGACCGCGCTGAAAGTTAAAGAACAAGACGAATGGATTTACTTAGTGGATAAACGAGCCGCGATTACCGGTTGA
- a CDS encoding AI-2E family transporter, with the protein MPIQISRYEKIASLAALCLLLFACYQVLRPFIFDLLWAAILCFVTWPLYARLRDWKLTANWAATAMVLPIGILLLTPFVAATLTFTEDINHLLQWLNQSRHVWPEPPAWLQSLPVVGDNAVAAWQSVGEDSSRLVNLARQYALGASSWLLQQGIGLAGELMHMGLAILVLFFFYRDGEHVAQHVVIGVERLAGERTQRILHIVRSSLRAVVYGILGTALVQALASILGFVIAGVPYAFVLGVIAFFLMIIPAAGTVIWLPIALWLLAEGETGWAIFIALWFLLFVGTIDNWLRPILISREVELPFVLIVFGIFGGLLAFGFIGVFIGPTLLATSYALVLDWLIRNEHEEQNNEAGLNDS; encoded by the coding sequence ATGCCTATCCAGATTTCCCGTTACGAAAAAATCGCCAGTCTGGCCGCCTTGTGCCTGCTGCTATTTGCCTGCTACCAAGTATTAAGGCCGTTTATTTTCGATTTGTTGTGGGCAGCCATTCTATGTTTTGTCACCTGGCCGCTGTATGCGCGTTTGCGCGACTGGAAGCTAACAGCCAACTGGGCCGCCACCGCCATGGTCCTGCCGATAGGCATATTACTGCTAACGCCGTTCGTCGCCGCCACGCTGACATTTACCGAAGATATTAACCACTTGCTGCAATGGCTTAACCAGAGCCGGCACGTGTGGCCGGAGCCTCCGGCTTGGCTGCAATCGTTGCCGGTAGTCGGCGACAACGCTGTCGCTGCCTGGCAAAGTGTCGGCGAAGACTCCAGCCGTCTCGTCAATCTGGCCCGGCAATACGCCTTGGGCGCCAGTAGCTGGTTGCTGCAACAGGGGATTGGCTTAGCCGGCGAACTGATGCATATGGGCCTGGCTATTTTGGTACTGTTTTTTTTCTATCGCGACGGCGAACACGTAGCCCAACACGTCGTGATTGGCGTCGAACGCCTGGCCGGCGAACGCACCCAACGCATCCTGCACATCGTGCGTTCCAGTCTGCGCGCGGTGGTATACGGCATACTCGGTACCGCGCTGGTGCAAGCGCTAGCCTCTATCCTGGGCTTTGTCATCGCCGGCGTGCCTTACGCCTTTGTGCTGGGCGTAATCGCGTTCTTCTTAATGATCATTCCCGCAGCCGGCACGGTGATCTGGCTGCCGATTGCCTTGTGGTTGCTGGCGGAAGGCGAGACCGGTTGGGCGATCTTTATCGCACTGTGGTTTTTGCTGTTTGTCGGCACTATCGACAACTGGCTGCGGCCGATTTTGATCAGCAGAGAAGTGGAATTACCGTTTGTGCTGATCGTATTCGGCATTTTCGGCGGCCTGCTGGCTTTCGGCTTTATCGGCGTATTTATCGGCCCTACCTTGCTGGCAACCAGTTATGCCTTGGTTCTGGACTGGCTGATTCGTAACGAACACGAGGAACAAAACAATGAAGCCGGCTTGAATGACAGCTAA
- the moaB gene encoding molybdenum cofactor biosynthesis protein B has product MSEVREFIPINIAVLTVSDTRTELDDVSGQTLVTGLTAAGHNLIDKKIVPDDIYQIRAAVSHWIADPAVNAVITTGGTGVTGRDGTPEAILPLLDKVLDGFGEVFRMISYQDIKSSTMQSRAIAGVANATYIFCVPGSSGACRTAWDSLIKEQLDYRTRPCNLVQLMPRLLEK; this is encoded by the coding sequence GTGAGCGAAGTCCGAGAGTTTATTCCTATCAATATCGCCGTGTTGACGGTATCCGATACGCGGACTGAATTAGACGACGTATCCGGGCAAACCTTGGTCACCGGTTTGACCGCGGCCGGGCATAACTTGATCGATAAAAAAATCGTTCCCGACGATATTTACCAAATCCGCGCCGCCGTCAGTCATTGGATCGCCGATCCGGCAGTCAATGCGGTTATTACGACAGGCGGCACTGGCGTGACGGGCCGCGACGGCACACCGGAAGCGATTCTGCCTTTGTTGGATAAAGTACTGGATGGCTTTGGCGAAGTGTTTCGGATGATTTCCTACCAGGACATCAAAAGTTCGACGATGCAATCGCGGGCTATTGCCGGTGTGGCCAACGCCACTTACATATTCTGCGTGCCCGGTTCGTCCGGCGCCTGCCGTACTGCCTGGGATTCCTTAATCAAGGAACAATTGGATTACCGCACCCGGCCGTGTAATCTGGTGCAACTGATGCCGCGCCTGTTGGAGAAATAA
- a CDS encoding DUF423 domain-containing protein, translated as MRPPFLFLAAVGGFIGVAMGAFGAHGLKHLLSEHLLEVYKTAVSYQMWHVLALALIAVLPEHKLLRMAGWCLVAGVVLFSGSLYLLAILNIGWLGMITPFGGLAFLAAWALLAYVAWQKNQEL; from the coding sequence ATGCGTCCACCTTTTTTGTTTCTGGCCGCCGTCGGCGGTTTTATCGGCGTGGCAATGGGTGCATTCGGTGCGCATGGCTTGAAGCATTTATTATCCGAGCATCTGCTGGAAGTTTATAAAACCGCGGTAAGCTACCAGATGTGGCATGTATTGGCCTTGGCCTTGATTGCGGTGTTACCGGAACATAAATTATTGCGAATGGCCGGCTGGTGTTTGGTGGCAGGCGTCGTGCTGTTTTCCGGCAGTCTATACTTACTGGCGATATTGAATATCGGTTGGCTGGGCATGATTACGCCGTTTGGCGGCCTGGCCTTTTTAGCGGCATGGGCCCTATTGGCTTATGTGGCTTGGCAGAAAAACCAGGAGTTGTAG
- a CDS encoding phosphate-starvation-inducible PsiE family protein: MDTKPPARPSMPPPASTRPGASRRDDTHEVKVPPVPEDAMLKVLHAVIHFAVRILAVLMVLVILWGVADVGYVMYQRVVAAPFLMLTVSDILVIFGSFMAVLIAIEIFINITLYIKHDTLPIKMVIATALMAVARKVIMLDFKDLDPAYITAIAAVIVALGLTYWLISYKPPQPVKQDER; the protein is encoded by the coding sequence ATGGACACGAAACCGCCCGCTCGACCTTCCATGCCGCCACCGGCATCCACTCGGCCCGGGGCTAGTCGCCGGGATGATACCCACGAAGTAAAAGTGCCGCCGGTTCCGGAAGATGCCATGCTCAAAGTCCTGCACGCGGTGATTCACTTTGCGGTCAGAATATTGGCGGTACTGATGGTGCTGGTGATTTTGTGGGGCGTGGCTGACGTGGGCTACGTGATGTATCAGCGAGTGGTCGCGGCACCGTTTTTGATGCTGACGGTCTCCGACATACTGGTGATCTTTGGTTCGTTCATGGCAGTGTTGATCGCGATCGAGATATTTATCAACATCACGCTGTACATTAAACACGACACACTACCGATCAAAATGGTCATAGCCACTGCCTTGATGGCCGTGGCCCGAAAAGTCATCATGCTGGATTTCAAGGATTTGGATCCGGCTTATATTACGGCCATTGCTGCGGTCATCGTGGCATTGGGCCTTACTTACTGGCTGATTTCCTATAAACCGCCACAACCTGTCAAACAAGACGAGCGATAA
- the pepN gene encoding aminopeptidase N — translation MRDASPQTVFLKDYTPPEYLIDRIELNFDLDEQHTQVRSTLSLRRNPQSKDSSTALTLLGEELQLVSIAIDGQALEQSQYVLGEEALVVHEVPQDRPFQIVIENVINPQANTALEGLYLSSSMLCTQCEAQGFRKITWFLDRPDVMSRFKTTLVADKTKYPVLLSNGNKTGSGELDGNRHWVSWEDPFAKPCYLFALVAGQLECVADQFTTMSGRNIALEIFVEQHNVDKCAHAMQSLKNAMRWDEETYGLEYDLDLYMIVAVDHFNMGAMENKGLNVFNTKFVLARPDTATDSDYEHIEGVIGHEYFHNWSGNRVTCRDWFQLSLKEGFTVFRDQQFSGDRTSPAVKRIEDVNALRTRQFAEDAGPLAHPIRPEAYIEINNFYTLTVYEKGAEVVRMLHTLLGAAGFRKGCDLYFQRHDGQAVTCEDFVKALEDANGVELNQFRLWYSQAGTPVLTVSQQYDAESQQLHLAIQQSCPPTPNQPVKAPLHIPVKLGLLAADGSAAQIHYKGSSQAEITLNVTEAEQSFSFAKLPQKPVVSLLRGFSAPVTLKMERSLDELAFLLRHDSDTFNRWEAGQQLAVQVIFKLIDAIELGRPLQLEPVIVDAYRSVLTDSGGDLSYQALLLALPEESYLSGQMAVIDVEAIHQAREFVKKTLAEQLQAEFKQLYSEHHRDESGSFDAGAVGRRRLKNACLSYLSKLENADVYHIAEQQFYSARNMTDQLSALSAIVNSNHPAKARSLDSFYVQWRQEALVIDKWFTLQATSSMPNTFATVQALMQHPAFDMKTPNRVRSLIGAFSQANPLHFHAQNGEGYRFLADQVLALNTLNPQIASRMVTGLAQWRRYDAARQGLMKQQLQRIVATEHLSKDVYEIASKSLA, via the coding sequence ATGCGTGATGCAAGCCCGCAAACGGTTTTCCTGAAAGACTACACCCCGCCCGAATATCTGATCGACCGGATTGAACTGAATTTTGATCTCGACGAGCAACACACGCAGGTCCGCTCGACCTTGAGTCTGCGCCGCAATCCGCAAAGCAAGGACAGCAGTACCGCATTGACCTTGCTTGGCGAGGAATTGCAGTTGGTCAGTATCGCGATAGACGGCCAAGCGCTGGAGCAGAGCCAGTATGTGCTGGGCGAAGAAGCCTTGGTCGTGCATGAAGTGCCGCAGGATAGGCCGTTTCAGATCGTCATCGAAAATGTCATCAATCCGCAAGCTAACACGGCGCTGGAAGGTTTGTATTTATCCAGCAGCATGCTGTGTACCCAGTGCGAGGCGCAGGGCTTTCGGAAAATCACCTGGTTTTTGGACCGGCCGGATGTGATGAGCCGGTTTAAAACCACGCTGGTCGCCGATAAGACCAAATACCCGGTCTTGCTGTCCAACGGCAATAAAACCGGCAGCGGCGAATTGGATGGCAATCGGCACTGGGTAAGCTGGGAAGACCCATTCGCCAAGCCTTGTTACTTATTTGCCTTGGTGGCCGGGCAGTTGGAATGCGTGGCTGACCAATTTACTACGATGAGCGGCCGCAATATCGCGCTGGAAATATTTGTCGAGCAGCACAATGTCGACAAATGCGCTCACGCGATGCAGTCCTTAAAAAACGCGATGCGCTGGGACGAAGAGACTTACGGCCTGGAATACGACCTGGATTTGTACATGATCGTCGCGGTCGACCATTTCAATATGGGGGCGATGGAAAACAAGGGCCTGAACGTATTCAACACCAAGTTCGTGTTGGCGCGCCCGGATACTGCGACCGACAGCGATTACGAGCACATCGAAGGCGTGATCGGTCACGAATATTTCCATAACTGGTCCGGCAACCGGGTAACTTGCCGCGACTGGTTTCAGTTGAGTTTGAAGGAAGGCTTTACCGTATTTCGCGACCAGCAATTCAGCGGTGATCGTACTTCGCCAGCCGTAAAACGTATAGAAGATGTCAACGCCTTGCGCACTCGGCAATTTGCCGAAGATGCCGGCCCGCTGGCGCATCCGATTCGTCCGGAAGCTTATATCGAAATCAACAATTTCTACACGCTGACCGTCTATGAAAAAGGCGCGGAAGTGGTGCGGATGCTGCACACCTTGCTGGGTGCGGCCGGTTTCAGAAAGGGCTGTGATTTATATTTTCAACGCCATGACGGTCAGGCGGTAACTTGCGAGGATTTTGTCAAGGCTCTGGAAGATGCTAACGGTGTGGAATTAAATCAATTTCGCCTTTGGTATTCGCAAGCCGGTACACCGGTGTTGACGGTCAGTCAGCAATACGACGCCGAATCGCAACAACTGCATTTGGCCATTCAGCAAAGCTGTCCTCCCACCCCAAATCAGCCGGTGAAAGCGCCGCTGCATATTCCGGTAAAACTGGGTTTGCTCGCCGCCGATGGTTCGGCTGCGCAGATTCATTACAAGGGTTCCAGTCAGGCGGAAATCACTTTGAATGTCACGGAAGCGGAGCAATCCTTTAGTTTTGCTAAGCTGCCGCAAAAGCCAGTCGTTTCGTTACTAAGAGGCTTTTCCGCGCCGGTTACGCTGAAAATGGAGCGTAGCCTGGACGAATTGGCATTTTTGCTAAGACACGACAGCGATACCTTTAACCGCTGGGAAGCTGGTCAACAGCTGGCGGTGCAAGTGATTTTCAAGCTGATCGACGCGATAGAGTTGGGTCGGCCTTTGCAGCTGGAGCCGGTTATCGTCGATGCCTATCGCAGCGTGCTGACCGATAGCGGTGGCGACTTGTCTTATCAAGCGCTGTTGCTGGCGCTGCCGGAAGAAAGTTATTTATCCGGGCAGATGGCTGTCATTGATGTCGAAGCCATCCATCAAGCCCGCGAATTTGTGAAAAAAACCCTGGCCGAGCAATTGCAAGCCGAGTTTAAGCAGTTGTACTCGGAACATCATCGGGACGAATCCGGCAGTTTCGATGCCGGTGCAGTGGGGCGGCGGCGTTTGAAAAATGCTTGCTTGAGTTATTTGAGCAAACTGGAAAATGCGGACGTTTATCATATCGCCGAGCAGCAGTTCTACAGTGCCCGGAATATGACCGATCAGCTGTCCGCGCTGTCAGCGATTGTGAACAGCAATCATCCGGCCAAGGCCAGAAGTTTGGACAGTTTTTATGTGCAATGGCGGCAAGAAGCGCTGGTTATCGACAAATGGTTTACCTTGCAAGCCACCAGTAGCATGCCCAATACCTTTGCTACGGTGCAGGCTTTGATGCAGCATCCAGCCTTTGATATGAAAACGCCTAACCGGGTACGATCCTTGATCGGCGCCTTCAGTCAAGCCAATCCGCTGCACTTCCATGCCCAAAACGGCGAGGGTTATCGCTTCCTGGCCGATCAGGTCTTGGCGCTAAATACCCTCAATCCGCAAATCGCCTCCAGGATGGTAACCGGGTTGGCGCAATGGCGGCGTTATGATGCAGCCCGGCAGGGCTTGATGAAACAGCAATTACAGCGTATCGTCGCTACCGAGCATCTATCCAAGGATGTCTATGAGATCGCCAGCAAGAGTTTGGCGTAG
- the hisB gene encoding imidazoleglycerol-phosphate dehydratase HisB, translating to MNPRTAQVERNTLETQIKVSINLDGNGTAAFTTGLPFLDHMLDQIARHGLIDIEVVSHGDLHIDAHHSVEDIGITLGQAFAKALGDKKGIYRYGHAYCPLDESLSRVVVDFSGRPGLFYQVEFKRAFIGNFDVDLFKEFFQGFVNHAGVTLHIDNLKGGNAHHIAETVFKAFGRAVRMAISHDERMAGIMPSTKGSL from the coding sequence ATGAACCCACGCACCGCCCAGGTTGAGCGCAATACGCTCGAAACCCAGATCAAAGTTTCCATTAATCTCGACGGCAACGGCACAGCCGCGTTTACCACGGGCTTACCGTTTTTGGATCATATGCTGGATCAGATCGCTAGGCACGGCTTGATAGACATTGAAGTCGTGTCGCATGGCGACTTACATATCGATGCCCATCACAGCGTGGAAGACATCGGCATTACGCTCGGTCAAGCCTTTGCCAAAGCGCTAGGCGATAAAAAAGGCATTTACCGATATGGTCACGCCTATTGCCCGCTGGATGAATCGTTATCGCGGGTGGTGGTGGATTTCTCCGGCCGTCCCGGCTTGTTTTATCAAGTGGAATTCAAACGCGCGTTCATCGGTAATTTCGACGTGGATTTGTTTAAAGAGTTTTTTCAAGGTTTTGTGAATCATGCCGGTGTGACCTTGCATATCGACAATCTGAAAGGCGGCAATGCTCATCATATTGCCGAAACCGTATTCAAGGCATTTGGCCGGGCCGTGCGGATGGCAATCAGCCATGACGAGCGGATGGCCGGTATCATGCCTTCCACCAAAGGCAGTCTATAA
- the hisH gene encoding imidazole glycerol phosphate synthase subunit HisH, whose product MSSVAVIDYGMGNLHSIAKALQHADSRVNVQITADASVIRTADRVVFPGVGAIRDCMQALNESGLADVIREVAQSKPFLGICLGMQALLTDSEENDGITCLNIFPGHARRFADHMLDAEGNVLKIPHMGWNQVKQNPHPLWHNIPDHSRFYFVHSYYAAPDDSCDSAATADYPQAFTCALAKDNKFAVQFHPEKSQTVGLQLLQNFLAWDGAA is encoded by the coding sequence ATGTCATCAGTAGCCGTTATCGATTACGGAATGGGCAATCTGCATTCCATTGCCAAAGCGCTTCAACATGCCGATAGCCGCGTAAATGTGCAAATAACAGCCGATGCCTCGGTGATCCGCACGGCCGATCGCGTGGTGTTTCCCGGTGTTGGGGCGATACGCGATTGTATGCAGGCCCTGAACGAGAGTGGTTTGGCGGATGTGATTCGTGAAGTAGCGCAAAGCAAACCTTTTCTGGGCATCTGCCTGGGTATGCAGGCCTTGCTGACCGACAGCGAGGAAAACGACGGCATTACCTGTCTGAATATATTCCCCGGTCACGCCCGCCGTTTTGCCGATCACATGCTGGATGCCGAGGGTAATGTTTTGAAAATCCCGCATATGGGCTGGAATCAGGTCAAGCAAAACCCGCATCCGCTCTGGCACAATATTCCGGATCATAGCCGCTTTTATTTCGTACACAGCTATTATGCGGCGCCGGACGATTCGTGCGACAGTGCTGCAACGGCCGATTATCCGCAAGCATTTACCTGCGCACTAGCAAAAGATAATAAATTTGCCGTGCAATTTCATCCCGAAAAAAGCCAGACCGTAGGATTGCAGCTATTGCAAAACTTCCTGGCCTGGGATGGAGCCGCGTAA
- the hisA gene encoding 1-(5-phosphoribosyl)-5-[(5-phosphoribosylamino)methylideneamino]imidazole-4-carboxamide isomerase has product MLLIPAIDLKEGKCVRLRQGRMEDDTVFSDDPVAVAGRWVEAGAKRLHLVDLDGAFAGKPKNAQVINAIVQAYPDVPVQIGGGIRDEDTIQAYLEAGVQYVIIGTKAVSEPHFVRDVSIEFPGHIIIGLDARDGKVAIDGWSKLSRHDVIDLAQKFESNGVAAIIYTDISRDGMMQGVNVEATAKLARSVHIPVIASGGITNLDDIRALGEVAHEGIMGAITGRAIYEGTLDFAEGEKLAESFGGADV; this is encoded by the coding sequence ATGTTGCTGATACCCGCAATTGACTTGAAGGAAGGAAAATGTGTCCGTTTGCGCCAGGGTCGTATGGAAGACGACACCGTATTCTCGGACGATCCGGTGGCTGTGGCCGGGCGTTGGGTAGAGGCAGGGGCAAAACGATTGCACCTAGTCGATTTAGACGGCGCCTTCGCCGGTAAACCGAAAAATGCCCAGGTTATTAACGCCATTGTCCAGGCTTATCCCGATGTGCCGGTGCAAATCGGCGGCGGCATCCGTGACGAAGACACCATCCAGGCCTATTTAGAGGCCGGCGTACAGTACGTAATTATCGGCACCAAGGCCGTCAGCGAACCGCATTTTGTCCGCGACGTATCGATTGAATTTCCTGGTCATATCATCATCGGTCTGGACGCCAGAGACGGCAAAGTAGCGATAGACGGTTGGTCGAAATTGTCCCGCCACGATGTGATCGACCTGGCGCAAAAATTTGAGTCCAACGGCGTCGCCGCCATTATCTACACCGATATTTCCCGCGACGGCATGATGCAAGGCGTCAATGTCGAAGCGACCGCCAAATTGGCGCGTTCGGTGCATATTCCGGTCATCGCCTCGGGCGGCATTACCAATTTGGACGACATTCGCGCCCTCGGCGAGGTAGCTCACGAAGGTATCATGGGCGCTATTACCGGGCGGGCCATCTACGAAGGTACGCTGGATTTTGCCGAAGGGGAAAAGCTCGCCGAGTCTTTCGGCGGAGCCGATGTCTGA
- the hisF gene encoding imidazole glycerol phosphate synthase subunit HisF, which produces MSLAKRIIPCLDVDNGRVVKGVKFVDIRDAGDPVEIARRYDREGADEITFLDITATHDNRDTIVHVVEQVASEVFIPLTVGGGIRVLEDIRRMLNAGADKVGINSAAVFRPEFVKESAEKFGSQCIVVAIDAKKVSGDGEENRWEIFTHGGRKPTGINAVEWAVRMKDYGAGEILLTSMDRDGTKSGFDLALTRAISEAVSIPVIASGGVGNLDHLADGIIEGKADAVLAASIFHFAEYTIEQAKKHMQSRGIEVRL; this is translated from the coding sequence ATGAGCTTAGCCAAACGTATTATTCCCTGCCTGGATGTCGATAACGGCCGCGTCGTTAAAGGCGTAAAGTTTGTCGATATCCGCGATGCCGGCGACCCGGTGGAAATTGCCCGTCGCTATGACCGGGAAGGCGCGGACGAAATCACCTTTCTGGACATCACCGCTACCCACGACAACCGCGACACCATCGTCCATGTGGTCGAGCAAGTGGCCAGCGAAGTGTTTATTCCGCTGACCGTGGGCGGCGGCATCCGGGTGTTGGAAGATATTCGCCGCATGCTCAATGCCGGTGCGGACAAAGTGGGTATCAACAGCGCTGCGGTATTTAGGCCGGAATTCGTCAAGGAGTCCGCCGAAAAATTCGGCTCGCAATGTATCGTGGTTGCCATCGATGCCAAGAAGGTTAGTGGCGATGGCGAGGAAAACCGCTGGGAAATCTTCACCCACGGCGGTCGCAAGCCAACGGGCATTAATGCGGTGGAATGGGCCGTGAGAATGAAAGACTACGGGGCCGGCGAAATTTTGTTGACCAGTATGGACCGCGATGGTACCAAATCCGGCTTTGACTTGGCTTTGACCCGCGCCATCAGCGAAGCGGTCAGCATTCCGGTCATCGCCTCCGGCGGCGTCGGCAATCTCGATCATTTAGCTGACGGCATCATCGAAGGCAAAGCGGACGCAGTGCTGGCCGCCAGCATTTTTCACTTTGCCGAATATACGATAGAGCAGGCCAAGAAGCATATGCAATCCAGAGGCATAGAGGTACGCTTATGA
- the hisI gene encoding phosphoribosyl-AMP cyclohydrolase, with protein MSVAWLEEIQWTADGLVPVIAQLHDSGRVVMFAWMNRESLALTVAEGYAVYWSRSRQRLWRKGEESGHRQKVIDIQLDCDADVILLKIEQEGGIACHTGRESCFFRSLTDGDWQATEPVLKTPKAIYK; from the coding sequence ATGAGCGTCGCCTGGCTGGAGGAAATCCAGTGGACCGCAGACGGCTTGGTGCCGGTCATCGCTCAACTGCACGATAGCGGCCGCGTGGTGATGTTTGCCTGGATGAACCGCGAGTCACTGGCCTTAACGGTTGCCGAAGGTTATGCGGTATATTGGTCTCGCTCCCGCCAGCGTTTGTGGCGCAAGGGCGAAGAGTCCGGCCATCGCCAAAAGGTTATCGATATACAACTGGATTGCGATGCCGACGTGATTTTGCTTAAAATTGAACAGGAAGGCGGTATCGCCTGCCATACCGGTCGGGAAAGTTGTTTTTTCCGCAGCCTGACAGACGGCGATTGGCAAGCCACCGAGCCGGTACTGAAAACCCCCAAAGCCATCTACAAATAG